A genomic region of Cannabis sativa cultivar Pink pepper isolate KNU-18-1 chromosome 1, ASM2916894v1, whole genome shotgun sequence contains the following coding sequences:
- the LOC115704774 gene encoding uncharacterized protein LOC115704774, with product MNVLDSPLEALVFNYVSFGFFTFVNNLWTWVAVLTAAVSFWKIRATAVDGPPGVSPSCDDRCSITPSAPPPTEPASALASASVSGHVAEDNGADNVVLTKGRKFSLYYEINNGELTESDGGVETVVVEEYCGDDNCGVGGWWERSMLKRRLDEKSWYRYQDLTELNGNVVRLWDDDYCRISSSSSLIRKTATTPY from the coding sequence atgaACGTCTTGGATTCCCCTCTCGAAGCTCTTGTTTTCAATTACGTCAGCTTTGGTTTCTTCACCTTCGTTAATAATCTATGGACGTGGGTCGCCGTCTTAACGGCCGCCGTTAGCTTCTGGAAAATCAGAGCCACCGCCGTAGACGGACCACCAGGAGTATCTCCTTCGTGTGATGATCGGTGCTCAATCACTCCGTCTGCGCCGCCACCAACTGAGCCGGCTTCGGCTTTGGCTTCTGCTTCTGTTTCTGGACACGTGGCGGAAGATAATGGAGCTGATAACGTAGTTCTGACAAAGGGACGGAAATTCAGTTTGTATTACGAGATTAATAACGGCGAGCTGACGGAGAGTGACGGCGGAGTCGAGACGGTGGTGGTTGAGGAGTATTGTGGCGACGATAACTGCGGTGTTGGTGGTTGGTGGGAGAGATCAATGTTGAAGAGGAGATTGGATGAGAAGAGTTGGTACCGTTACCAGGATTTGACGGAGCTTAACGGCAATGTGGTTCGGTTATGGGATGATGATTATTGTAGAATAAGTAGTAGCAGCAGCCTAATAAGGAAAACTGCAACGACGCCGTATTAA